One genomic segment of Paenibacillus xylanexedens includes these proteins:
- the kdpC gene encoding potassium-transporting ATPase subunit KdpC, whose translation MNMFLPAIRLSVVLMLICGLIYPLVTTGVAQLLFPAQANGSLITQDEKIIGSSLLAQEIQSPGLFQPRASNAGYDPTASAGSNRAVASEEYIGEMKEKIAQLQQENTGLKQIPADLVTGSGSGLDPDLSPEAAEAQIPRISKATGLSEQQLVQLVNEHTEGRQMGIFGEPRVNVTALNLALTAEMN comes from the coding sequence TACTTATGCTGATATGCGGTCTAATCTACCCGCTTGTAACGACTGGTGTAGCCCAACTTCTGTTTCCTGCGCAGGCGAACGGCAGTCTGATTACGCAAGATGAGAAAATCATCGGATCGTCACTGCTGGCGCAGGAAATCCAATCGCCAGGGCTGTTCCAGCCCCGGGCATCAAATGCCGGTTATGACCCAACGGCTTCAGCCGGTTCAAATCGCGCCGTAGCTTCGGAGGAATATATCGGCGAGATGAAGGAAAAGATTGCTCAGCTCCAGCAGGAAAACACGGGATTGAAGCAGATCCCTGCTGATCTCGTGACGGGTTCAGGCTCTGGACTTGATCCGGATCTCTCTCCCGAAGCCGCTGAGGCACAGATCCCGCGCATTAGCAAAGCTACGGGGCTTAGTGAACAGCAGCTTGTGCAACTTGTAAATGAGCATACGGAAGGTCGTCAGATGGGTATATTCGGGGAACCGCGTGTAAATGTAACGGCTCTGAATCTGGCGCTGACAGCAGAAATGAACTAA